The following proteins are encoded in a genomic region of Heptranchias perlo isolate sHepPer1 chromosome 6, sHepPer1.hap1, whole genome shotgun sequence:
- the LOC137322658 gene encoding sialidase-3-like, with product MMATGHLPSKVTLFEKENNGVVYRIPSLLYLHKKQIFLAFAEKRASARDIDAKILVLRRGHLHKGSVKWEDTVRLETARLPGYRTMNPCPVYERERGVVYLFFNCIKEGVSEGQQIWCGKDAARLCYVLSHDDGASWSALTDLTGKAIGQQICKWGTFAVGPGHGIQTHCGRLMVPAYAYYIRQRCCLIPPWFCTEPHSFYFYSEDGGESWSVGDPITRYQAAECELAEIIIADGYRVMYCNARTGSQRRMEAVSLEPGHFEIVRLAKGLAETKGGCQGSVVSFCPPKSAAGLPPDGQPEPRSEMSWLLYTHPTGEPGRVCYKRNRTNLGVYVNPLPLQTRPWLGPWVIHHGPSGYSDLTYLDGMATFACLYEGGIASYWEQIAFCLFTVEDVMRNVF from the exons ATGATGGCAACCGGCCATCTTCCAAGCAAAGTCACCTTGTTTGAGAAGGAGAACAATGGAGTTGTGTATCGCATCCCCTCGCTTCTCTACCTCCATAAGAAGCAAATCTTCTTAGCGTTTGCAGAGAAACGAGCCTCTGCCCGAGATATCGATGCAAAGATTCTGGTGCTGAGAAGAGGGCACCTTCACAAAGGATCAGTGAAG TGGGAGGACACGGTGAGGTTGGAGACGGCCAGATTGCCGGGCTATCGGACAATGAACCCGTGCCCGGTGTACGAGCGAGAACGCGGAGTCGTTTACCTATTTTTCAACTGCATCAAGGAAGgagtgtcggaggggcagcagatCTGGTGCGGGAAGGATGCTGCCAGGCTGTGCTATGTGCTGAGCCACGACGACGGGGCCAGCTGGAGTGCGCTGACTGACCTGACGGGCAAGGCCATCGGCCAGCAGATCTGTAAGTGGGGCACGTTTGCAGTGGGACCGGGGCACGGCATCCAGACGCACTGCGGGAGACTCATGGTGCCCGCCTATGCCTACTACATCAGGCAGAGGTGCTGTCTGATCCCCCCTTGGTTCTGCACGGAGCCGCACTCATTCTACTTCTACAGCGAAGACGGCGGGGAGAGTTGGAGCGTGGGGGACCCAATCACCAGGTACCAGGCAGCGGAGTGCGAGCTGGCGGAAATCATCATCGCCGACGGATACCGCGTGATGTACTGCAACGCCCGGACTGGCAGCCAGCGCAGGATGGAGGCGGTCAGCCTAGAGCCCGGTCACTTCGAGATCGTCCGCTTGGCCAAAGGGTTGGCGGAGACTAAGGGCGGGTGCCAAGGGAGTGTGGTGAGCTTCTGCCCTCCAAAATCAGCCGCCGGCCTCCCCCCCGATGGGCAGCCCGAGCCACGGAGCGAGATGTCTTGGCTCTTGTACACGCATCCGACCGGTGAACCCGGGCGTGTATGTTATAAACGCAACCGGACCAACCTGGGTGTTTACGTCAATCCATTGCCCCTCCAGACCCGGCCTTGGCTCGGCCCCTGGGTTATCCATCACGGCCCCAGTGGCTACTCCGACCTCACCTACCTCGACGGCATGGCAACCTTCGCTTGTCTGTACGAGGGCGGCATTGCATCGTATTGGGAACAAATCGCCTTCTGTCTCTTCACCGTCGAGGACGTGATGAGAAACGTCTTTTAG